ATGCTAGATCTTCCATCAGATAGGTGAAGCCTCGCTGTGGACTACCCCATATAATCCGCTCTTGCTTGTATATAGCCATTCCTGGTTTAGCACCTTTAGGTTTATATACGTGCTTGGGTTCTGTATATACAACGGGTACTTGGTCACTTTGACGACCTTGACTATAGTAGGCTGTGAGATCAGCAACAAACTGTAAATCAACTTCTTCAGCTACAGTACCAGGTTCAAGACGCATTAGCACATGACTACTGGGGATTTCCTGGGTGTGAAACCACAGGTCATAATCTCCAGCAACGCGAAAGGTTAGTTGATCGTTCTGGCGGTTATTGCGCCCAATCAGTACTTCAAAGCCAGTAGGTGTACGATAAGAGTAAGGCTTAGAAACATCTGTCTCTGTACGACCACGTTGTTCTGGAGCTTCTAGATATTTCTGTGTAATTAGCTCTTCTCGAATTTCTTCTAAGGTTTTTAAATCTTCTGTAATTTTGTAGGCATCCAACTGAGATAAGCTAGATGCTACTTGTTCGATATACTGAATTTCGGCTTTAACTTGTGTTAACAATGGCTCAACCGCAGCACGAGCGCGTTTTAGTTTCTGGTGACGCTTATAGAGTGCTTGGGCATTTTGAATCGCATTTTTTTCGGGTTCTAGGGGAATGTTAACTGGTTGAGCAGTTTCAAAATCAGGAAGTGCGATCGCATTCATTCCAGGTTGCCATTCACTCAGGTTAGCCATGAGCAAATCAGCTTGTTGTTTGTACTGATCTGCATGATCTGATTGGTGCAAGCGTTCTTCAAAAGTGTTAGCTTTCTGACGCAATTTAGCGAGAATATTACTTAATTTCTGGCTGAGTTGGTGGCGTAGTTGAGAAAATTCTTGTTGATTAACTTGATTAGTGTAGTAGCGGTTGATTAGTTCTTGTACTGTCTCAACTGGCTTAATTACACCCCACCCAAGTACGTTGTATCCATCAGTAGTGAAGCCTGGATGAAATTGATGTGAGTTTTGCAGTTGAGAATTTGGTATTAACTCAAATTCGGTTTTCTCCCCCTGCTTCCCCTGCGCTGCTTCTATAGCTTGCAGCCATTTTTGCCAATAAATAAATAAGCGGTTCCAATCAGATGTATC
Above is a window of Oculatellaceae cyanobacterium DNA encoding:
- a CDS encoding NFACT RNA binding domain-containing protein, whose amino-acid sequence is MSEKKLQQVDFTTLTAACSELRFLWVPARLEQVYQRDRYTISLGLRTLKRRSWLTISWHPQAARICIADPPPRTPDTFTFSQQLRHQLGGFALIGIEAIAPWERVIDLQFARRPGEAPIWHLYVEIMGKYSNVILTGTDNLIVTTAHQVNSQQSSVRTIQTAQPYELPPSLTDPMPSLSESLERWQERVSLIPGRLVSRIVKSYRGLSSLLVTSMVKAASLDPDQSTNTLDTSDWNRLFIYWQKWLQAIEAAQGKQGEKTEFELIPNSQLQNSHQFHPGFTTDGYNVLGWGVIKPVETVQELINRYYTNQVNQQEFSQLRHQLSQKLSNILAKLRQKANTFEERLHQSDHADQYKQQADLLMANLSEWQPGMNAIALPDFETAQPVNIPLEPEKNAIQNAQALYKRHQKLKRARAAVEPLLTQVKAEIQYIEQVASSLSQLDAYKITEDLKTLEEIREELITQKYLEAPEQRGRTETDVSKPYSYRTPTGFEVLIGRNNRQNDQLTFRVAGDYDLWFHTQEIPSSHVLMRLEPGTVAEEVDLQFVADLTAYYSQGRQSDQVPVVYTEPKHVYKPKGAKPGMAIYKQERIIWGSPQRGFTYLMEDLASLTK